The nucleotide window TGTTACGGTTGTTTTGGGGCCAGCTTGATTAGTGACTAAGTGTCATGCACGGAATGACAGGGAAAGAGTGTCATTCCCTTTTCCTCTGTCATTCCCGTGAAAACGGGAATCCATACTCCAGATTCCGCATCAAGTGCGGAATGACAGGAGGGTGCGGTGTGCTTGTCAAACAAAAAAATTATGATAATATGAAAATATGAACGAAGAGGCAAAAAAGATAAAATTCTATAAAGCTCAGGGCTGGAGGCAAATAGAAGAAAAATCCATTCCCTTTAGATATATGAAAAACAGGATCGTTCTTTTGTCGGTTGACCCCCACCATTTATTTACATTCTGGGAAGTGATGGAAAAACCACCCTTTACGCTCAGTGTATTTGATGTCACCTACAGATATTTCCCACAATACAATGAAGTCTTTTCATTTAAGGTAGAAAATGATATAGGAAGCTGGTATCTAAATGGAAATCCCTCTGCTGTCTATCTCGCTCAGATAGGTAAGATAAAAGAGGGAAAATTTGTCCTAATTGCTCAGTCCAATGTTGTTCACATGCCCAATAACTCCGTATCCACCAACAGGATATGCCTGGAGCTGAAGAAGATAAGGATAAAGAAAAAAGAGATACTTAAAGAAGAAAAGATGGAACACGCCTATGAAGAATAATCCGGGTTTTTTAAATCTCGTCCTGCATGCCCACCTCCCTTATGTCCGTCATCCCGAATTTGATGATTTTTTAGAGGAAGACTGGTTCTATGAGGCATTGTGGGAAACATATATTCCATTCATAGATATGCTGGAAAGATTATGTTATGAAGATATAGACTTTAGTATAACGCTCAGTCTGTCTCCTACCTTGTGTTCTATGATGGAAGATAAACTGTTAACAGAGAGATTTTTAAAGAAGATGGAAAATTTGAAAGGGCTTATCTTTAAGGAGAAAAAGAGACTAAACAACACTGCATTTGAAAAATCTATATTGATGTATGAAGAGAGAATAAAAAGGGTAGAAGAGATAATTTCACGCTACAATCCAATTACGAAAGCATTTAAGAGATTTTTTGAAGAAAAAAAGCTAAATCTCATCACAACATCCGCCACCCATATCTTTATGCCGCACCTACGGTATGCAGGAAAAGCAAACGAAGCCCAGATAAAGATAGGACTTGACTATCTTAAAACTGTATTCGGTAAAAAACCAAAAGGCTTGTGGCTGCCTGAATGCGGATATTACAGGGGAGTGGAAAATATATTGGAGAAAGAAGGCATAGATTACTTCTTTGGGGAAACACACTGCATTATGTATGCAGACCACTATCCAAAGAGGGGTGTTTACGCACCGATGTTCACAGAAAACGGTGTTGCTTGTTTTGCAAGGGATATAAGCTCTTCCAGGCAGGTATGGAGTGCAAGGGAAGGTTATCCCGGAGATGCTGATTACAGGGAATTCTATAGAGATGTGGGGTTTGATGCCCCTTATGATTATATAAAACCCTACTTGCATAAAGATGGTGTAAGGAGAAATACAGGATTAAAATATTACAAAATCACAGGCAGTAATGTAGATTTAGGAAAAAAAGAACCTTACAATCCCGAGTCTGCCAGAAAAAAGGCAGTCATCCATGCAGAAAACTTTTTGCTCAATAGACAGAAGCAGATGGAATATTTAAATACCATTTATGATAGACAACCCATCATAAATGCACTCTATGATATGGAGCTGTTCGGTCATTGGTGGTGGGAAGGAATAGACTTTCTGGAAGAGATAATAAAAAAAATAGAGAAATTTGACATGAAACTTATAACGCCTGATGAGTATTTGAATATGTATCCCGAAAATCAGATGAGCAGGTTGAATGAATCCAGCTGGGGATGGAAGGGATACGGAGAGATATGGTTAAACGAAGCAAATGATTGGATATACAGACATCTGTACGAAATGGAAGACAGAATGGAAGAGATGGCAAAAAAATACAAAGATACAAAAGATGAAAGAATATCGTTTATACTGTCTCAAATGGCAAGAGAATTACTGCTGGCTCAATCCTCTGATTGGCCGTTTATCATGCATGGAGGCAGCTGCCGCCAGTATGCAGAAAGAAGAGAAAAACTGCACATAAACAGGTTCAATCACATGTATGAAAACCTGAAGAGAAACTTTATAGATGTGGAATTTGCTGAAGAGAGTTATAAAAAAGACAATATTTTTCCGGACCTGAACTGGAAGGTTT belongs to Deltaproteobacteria bacterium and includes:
- a CDS encoding DUF4912 domain-containing protein; amino-acid sequence: MNEEAKKIKFYKAQGWRQIEEKSIPFRYMKNRIVLLSVDPHHLFTFWEVMEKPPFTLSVFDVTYRYFPQYNEVFSFKVENDIGSWYLNGNPSAVYLAQIGKIKEGKFVLIAQSNVVHMPNNSVSTNRICLELKKIRIKKKEILKEEKMEHAYEE
- a CDS encoding DUF1957 domain-containing protein, translating into MKNNPGFLNLVLHAHLPYVRHPEFDDFLEEDWFYEALWETYIPFIDMLERLCYEDIDFSITLSLSPTLCSMMEDKLLTERFLKKMENLKGLIFKEKKRLNNTAFEKSILMYEERIKRVEEIISRYNPITKAFKRFFEEKKLNLITTSATHIFMPHLRYAGKANEAQIKIGLDYLKTVFGKKPKGLWLPECGYYRGVENILEKEGIDYFFGETHCIMYADHYPKRGVYAPMFTENGVACFARDISSSRQVWSAREGYPGDADYREFYRDVGFDAPYDYIKPYLHKDGVRRNTGLKYYKITGSNVDLGKKEPYNPESARKKAVIHAENFLLNRQKQMEYLNTIYDRQPIINALYDMELFGHWWWEGIDFLEEIIKKIEKFDMKLITPDEYLNMYPENQMSRLNESSWGWKGYGEIWLNEANDWIYRHLYEMEDRMEEMAKKYKDTKDERISFILSQMARELLLAQSSDWPFIMHGGSCRQYAERREKLHINRFNHMYENLKRNFIDVEFAEESYKKDNIFPDLNWKVYAY